From the genome of Frateuria soli:
GCGGTTGTAGCGCGGCCCGCGGTTGTCCAGCTGCGGCACGAACAGGCGCGAGGACTTCTGCGGGATCGGATCGCCGGAAACCACCCGGAACACGGCGTAGGTGACCATCGACGCGGCCACGCCGAAGCCGATGGACATCACCATCAGCGCAGTCAGCAGCGGGTTGCGCCGCAGGCTGCCGAGGCCGAGTTGAAGGTAGTGAACGAACATCGGGTATCCATGGTTTTGCTCCCGTTTCCCACGGGGAGAGGGTCGGATCAGGGCAAGAGCGAAGCGAAAGCCCGCCCTTGCCCGGCTGCTCGTACCGCCATCGGCAGGCAAGCCCGCTCTCTGGCTCCAGCCCCGGTCCCCAAGGGAAACGGGGCTCCGATCAGACGCTGCGGGTCGCCTCCACCGGCGGCACGCGCGAGGCCTTCATCGCGGGCGCCAGCACGGCGCCCTGCCCGAGCAGCAGCAGCGCGATGACGCCCGCCGCCACGTACAGCAGCGACAGCCGCTCCATCTCGAAATGGCTCACCAGCCACAGGTTCATGCCGATTGCCAGCGCCGCGCCGACGATGACACCGCCCGCACCGATCAGCAGGTTCTCGGTGAGGAAGTAGGAAAGGATGTCGTGCCTGGTCGCGCCGAGCGCACGGCGCACGCCGATCTGCTTGCGTCGCTGGCCGACCCAGAAACTGGTCAGGCCGACGATGCCTGCGGCGGTGATCGCCAGCAGCACCGCGCAGACCACGCCCATCAGGATCGCCATGCCGCGGTCGCTCCTGTAGGCCTGCTCGCGCACTTCGGCGAAGGTGCGCACGCCGCGCTCCTCCGGGATCACGCGCATGCGGTTGGTCTCGAACAGCAGCGTCGGCACGGCCTTGGTCATCCGTGCCAGTTCGCCGGGCCGGGTGCGTACCAGGTAGTTGCCGAAGCTGCCTTCCAGCAGGAACGGCAGGAGCACCGAGTTCTCCGCAAAGTTGGTTGCCCAGTTGCCGGTCCAGGGCACCTGCAGGCGCTCGACGATGCCCACGATGGTGGCCGGCTTGGTGCTGGACAGGTAAACCGGTTTACCCAAGGCGTTGCCATCGGGGTAGAGCTTGCTGGCCAGCGCCTGGCTCACGATCACCGGCACGTTGGTTTCGAAATCCCGCGGGTCGACCCAGCGCACTTCCTCGGGGCGGAAGTTGCGCCCGCCCACCAGTTTCAGCCCCATGGTCGCGAGCGCGTGCTCGTCGGTGAAGTACAGCGTGGTCTGCGCGGGCGCCCGCCGGACGTCGTCCTTGACGGAGGGCTTGGTGTCGGCACCGAGCGACCAGCCACCGCCGCGCAGCGGGTAGGAGTTGATCATGGTCGCGTCGACCACGCCGGCTTTCTGGCGCAGCGCGGCCAGGTCGGTCTCGGTCAGCGACTCGGTCGCCTTGCCGTCGGCGCCGACCCAGCGGTTGTTGACTGCGAGCAGGTCGGTTTCGACCAGCCCGGTGGGCCGGGACAGATGCTCGGTGCGCTGGCGGATGATGAACAGCGCGTTGCACACGATCGCCAGCGTCAGCGCGATCTGCAGTGCGATGAGCACGGTGCCGGCCTTGTGGTGCTTGAGGGCGGCCAGGATGGGCTTGATCTGTAGCATGGTCTAGAGCCTCCTCAATGCCTTTCCATAGCCCGCGCCGGGAACTGTTTGCGCGCAGACTGAGGAAGAACGCAGGAACGTATGCCGATACGTGACGGAGTGATGACGCGGGGATGCGGGCAAACAGGCCCGGCCCGAAGAGTTGGTCATGTGCGCCCACCAGGCGGCGCGGCGCGGCTTGAGCTGACGGCCAGTCAGGCGCTGCGCCACGCACCACCACCTGGCGAGCGCACATGACCAACGCGGGCTATGGAAAGGCATTGAGGAGGCTCTCCGCTTAGTTGGACTTCAGCTGCCAGGCAGGCTGGACCTGCGCGGCCCGCCAGGTGGGATAGAACGCCGCGAGCACGGTGGCCGCCACCGCTACCACCACGGTCAGCGCCACCAGCGAGACGTCCAGCGTGGCCAGGCGCGCGATCTGTTCGTCGAACACCCAACCGACGCTCAACATGCCCAGTCCGGTCAGCACCAGGCCGAGTGCTCCGCCGGCCAGGCCGACCGTGGCCGCCTCGATCAGGAACTGCATGTAGACCTCGCGGCGCGAGGCACCCAGCGCCCGGCGCACGCCGATTTCCGGCGCGCGGCGCATGAATTTGGCCAGCAACAGGCCGATGGTGTTGACCAGGCAGATCAGCAGGAAACCCAGCGAGACCATCAGCGAGATCTTCGACTCCGGCGGCACGACCTTGTTGAAGTCCAGCCAGTCGGTAACGTCGCGCAAGGCTACGTTCGGCGCCCACTTGAAGCGGCCGGCACGCTGCTGTTCGGCGGCATAGCCGGTAAGCCAGCGCCTGTAGGTATCGGCATCGGCCCGGGTCGGAAGCTCGACCCAGTAGCCGACCCAGATGCATTCCGAACGCAGCCACGCGTCCCAGCCGTTGCCCGGGTCGGCGTTGCAGTTGTTGTTGCCGGCGGTGGGCATCTGCAGGTCGATCGCGCGGGTGAAGGGAATGAACAGGGCGATCGGATCGCCGAAGCCGCCGGTGTTGACCGGATCGAAGAACAGCGGCTGCGGGTCCCACGCGTCCGTCACGCCGGTGATGCGGTAGTCGTGCCCGTCCAGGTTGATCGTCTTGCCGACGCTGTTGGCGCCGTTGAACAGCTTGTCGTTGAGCTCGCGACCGATCACCGCGACCGATGCGTGCGCATCGTCCTGCGCCTGGCTCCAGGCGCCGCCGTAGAGGAACGGGATGTCGAACATCGCGAAGGCGTCGCCGTACCAGGCGTAGCTGTTGGCGGTGATCGGCAGGCGATTCCCGTCGGCCGGGATGACCGACGGCGACACCGGATACAGCGCGGTCTGGCGCTTGGCTTTGTGTGCGCGCATGAAGGCCATCGCGTCGGTGTAGGACATTGCCGAGGGCGGCTCGCCCTGCTCCAGGTCCTCCGGCTTCCAGTTGGCGATCTGGACCGCGAAGAGTTCGTCGGATTTCTGCGGAATCGGATTGCTGGAGGTCGCCCGGAACACCGAGTAGGTGATCATCGAGGCGGCCACGCCGAAGCCGATCGCCATCACCATCAACGCGGTCAGCAGCGGGTTGCGGCGGAGACTGCGCAGGCCAAGCTGGAAGTAGTAGGCGAACATGTCGGGGTTTCCGGAGTGGAGGGCAACGGCGCGGTGCAGCCCCCTCTCCCCCGGCATGGCCGGGGGAGAGGGCTTTGTCAACGTCAGGCGTCGGCGACGCGAGCGTTGTGCGCGTGGAAGCGCGGCTCTTCGGCCAGGTCAACCACCTGGCCGTCGATGATGTGCACGTTGCGCTGGGCGCGGGCGGCCAGTTCCGGGTCATGCGTGACCATGACGATGGTGGCGCCCTCGCGGTGGATCTCCTCCAGGAGTTCCATCACGCCGCGGGCCATCTGGGTGTCCAGGTTGCCGGTCGGTTCGTCCGCCAGCAGCAGGCGCGGGCTGCCGGCCAGTGCGCGGGCGATCGCCACGCGCTGCTGCTGGCCGCCGGAGAGTTCGGCCGGATAGTGCTTGGCGCGCGAGGCCAGGCCCACGCGCTCGAGCGCGTCCATGATCCGCTGCTTGCGCTCGGCCGCCTTCATGCCGCGGTAGCGCAGCGGCACCTCGACGTTGTCGTAGACGTTGAGGTCGGGGATCAGGTTGAACGCCTGGAAGATGAAGCCGATCTTCTCGTTGCGGATCTTCGAGCGGGCGTTGTCGTTGAGCTGACTCACCTCGATGCCGTCCAGGTGGTAGTGGCCACCGGTGAAGGTCTCCAGCAGGCCGGCGATGGTCAGGAAGGTGGTCTTGCCCGAACCGGACGGGCCGGTCACGGCGACGAACTCGCCTTCCTTCACGTCGATGTTGAAGTCACGCAGCGCGTAGGTCTCCACCACTTCGGTGCGGTAGACCTTGGACAGGTGGGTCATTTTCAGCATGGTGGTTGCCTCGTTGGCGGGTTGGTTGTTGGGGTTGCGGGAGTCGGGAGTCGGGAGTCGGGATTCGGAAAAGACGGGCTCGGGAGCTTTTGCCTACGAATCCCGAATCCGCAATCCCGAATCCCGGCCATCAGTCACTGATCGCGACCCTGGCCGCATCCTTGAAGTTGTCGGTGCCGGAGATCACGATCCGGTCGCCTTCCTTCAGGCCGTCCCGGATCTCGACCTTGTCGATGCTGCTGGCGCCCACGCGGATCGGCTTCTTCTCGGCGATGCCCTCGTGCACGACGTAGGCGTAGTTGCCGCCGGACTCGTCGACGAACGAGCCACGCTGCACGGTCAGCACGTCGTCGCGCTTGTCGAGCAGGATCCGTACGGACAGGCGCTGGTTCTGGCGCAACTGCTTGGGTGTGCTGCCCGCGAAGCGCAGGCGCGCGGCCACCTCGCCATTGACGACCTCGGGCGAGATCGCGCTGACGATGCCCTTCCAGGTATGGCCGTTGCCGGTGATCTCGCCGGCCATGCCGATCGCCAGGTCGCGGGCGAAGCTTTCCGGCACCTGCATTTCCACTTCGAGTGCCGACAGGTCGATCACGCTGAGCAGCTTGGCGTCCTTGGCCACGGTGGCGCGCTCGGCGATGAACAGCTGGCCGACCTGGCCATCCACGGGCGATTTCACGTTGAGGTCGTCCACCTGGCGCTTGAGGTCCTTGACCAGCAGCTCCTGGCGCTCGTGCGCGAGCTTCTTGGACTTGATGTCGAAGTTCAGGCTGTCGTTGTCCATGCCCAGGTCCGCCTTCGCATGCTGGGTGGTCAGCCTGGCCTTCTGCAGGGTGTCCTTGGCGCGGTCCACGTCCATGCCGGAGACGGCGCCGAGCTTGAACGCCTTCTCGTTGCGGGCCAGGTCGCGCTCGGCCGCCTGCTGGTCGATCAGCGCGTTGTCGAAGGCCTTCTGCAGCGCCGAGCGCTGCTTGCGGGCCTCGATCTGGGCGCGCTGGTATTCCACCTCCATCGCGTCGGCGTTGGACTCTTCCTGCAGCAGCTTGTTGGTCAGTTCGGGGCTGTCGACCACGGCCAGCACCTGGCCTTTCTTCACCGTGTCGCCCGCATGCACCTTCAACGTGACCGCGCCGCCGGAAGTGGCGTAGAGCGTGGGGCTGACCGCCGCCACCACCTTGCCTTCGGCCGCGATGTCGCGCACGAACAGGCCGCGTTCGACGGTGGCGAAGGACAGGCGCGAGGCGCTCACCGAGGCGTCGGCCGAGAACAGCCGCATCGCGGTGGGCAGCGCAAAGCCCAGCCCCACCAGCACGGCCAGGCCGATGCCGGCGATGAGCAACTGGCGCTTGCGGTTGGGTTTGACCTCGACCAGGCGGTCTTGAGCGGAGGTGTCGCGAATCATCGGGCGGTCCTGACCTGAAGTGACTGGGGCAGGTTGAGCAATCGCCGTGCCAAGTCGGGTCGGAGCCGCGCAACCCTTGGGGTTGCTGGTTTTCCGCAAGGGCGCGCCGGACGTGTCCGCTGTCCGCGGACACCGGCACGGACAGGCGGACAAGCGGGGCGGACAGGTCGCCACGCCGGCAGGAGCGCACCCGTGCGCTCTTGCACCGGGCAACTACGCCATTGCGAGCGGGCCCTTCATCCCCGTGCCCCCTCCGCGGGGAGGAGCGGGCAAAGGCTCGACCGGGAGGGCCCTCCCCTCACCCCACCGCCTGCTCGATCCGCTGCTTCAGCGCCGCGTCGATCCGCGGCACCAGCTCCAGCGCCGCCAGGTTCTGCTCCAGCTGGTCGCGCCGGCTCGCACCCAGCAACACGGTGGACACGTGCGGGTTGGCCAGGCACCAGGCAAGCGCAAGCTGGGCCTGGCTCACCCCCAGCTGCTGCGCGATCGGCGCCAGGTGGCGCACGCGCTCCACGCGCTCACGCCCCGACCCGAGCACCGTCTCGCGCAACCACTCGTAGCCAGGCTGCGCCAGCCGCGAATCATCGGGAATGCCCTCGTTGTAGCGCCCTGCCAGCAGACCGGACGCCAGCGGCGACCAGATCGTCGTGCCCATGCCGAAGCGCTCGTACAGCGGCGCGTACTCGCGCTCGACGCGCTCGCGGTGCAGCAGGTTGTACTGCGGCTGCTCGGCCACCGGCGCGTAGCAGTGGTTCTCGCGCGCGATCCGGTGCGCCTCGGCGATCGCCTCGGCCGGCCACTCGCTGGTGCCCCAATAGAGCACCTTGCCCTGGCGCACCAGCGTGTCCATCGCCGCCACCGTCTCCTCGACCGGCGTGTCCGGGTCGGGGCGGTGGCAGAAGTAGAGGTCCAGATGATCGACCCGCAACCGCTCCAGCGCCTGGTGGCAGGCTTCGATGACGTGCTTGCGCGAGAGCCCTCGCTGGGTGGGCTTAGGATGGTCCACCGCCCCGAAGAACACCTTGCTCGACACGCAATAGCTGTCGCGCGGAAAGCGCAGGTCCGCGAGCACGTCGCCCATCAACCGCTCGGCCTCGCCGTTGTTGTAGGTTTCGGCGTTGTCGAAGAAATTGACGCCCCGATCCCATGCCAGCGCCAGCAGCTCGCGCGCCTGCGCGCGCCCCACCTGCCGGCCGAACGTCACCCACGCGCCGAAGGACAGCGCGGACAGTTGCAGGCCGGTGCGGCCAAGGCGGCGGTAGAGCATGGTCTTCTCCTGCGAAGGCGGAGTGCGAAGACTATCCGGACAGGCTTCAAAGGTTGGCGAAGCCCGCTCTCATCGGGCCGGCACATGCTCCTCGCCATCCTCCTGCGCGATCGCTACCGCCTGCTGGATGGCATCGATCACCACCTGGGGATGGTCGTACTGGATGTAGTGGCCCGAATCGGGAACGATCACATTGACGCCCCGCGTGGACATGGCTGCGACCTCCAGATGCAAGGTCTCCCACAACAAGGTGCGCTCGTTGCGTTCCTGCCGGGTCTCGTCCCGGGCCTTGGGATAGGGCGAATGGGTCAGCACGATGATCGGGATGTCGCCAAAATGCCGGCGGGTCTTCCGCGTCTGCTCCGCGCTGGCATAGAACACCGCGCGCCTCTCGGACGCCGCGGCGGCCTGCCAGCGGAAGGTGGCCCCGTAACGGGCTTGGGCCGCGTTGATGGCCGGGCTGAAACGCGGGTCCGGCTCGCCTACGCACTTGGCATACTCGGGCGTGCCTTTGACCAGTCCCCGCCGCGCGGCGCCGATGCATGCCTCGTATTCGTCCAGCCACGCGTCCCACTTCGCCTGCTGGCCCGGAGCGCCGATCGCCCAACCGCGCACCGACTGGTCCTCGTGCGAACCCTCGACCGAAACCATGCCGACCACCTCCCGTGGATAGCGGTCGGCGAACACGCGGATGTACATGCCGGCGGCCGAGTGACCCACGAGCACATAGGGCGGCGCAATCTCCGCCGCCTCGAGCAGCGCGTGCAGATCGTTCGCGATGTTGTCGGCGGTGCCCGGCGCGGACGAGCCGTCGCTGAAACCGAGCCCGGCGCGATCGTAGGAACACACCCGCGTGCGCGCGGCAACGCGCGGCTGCACGAGCGCCCAGGAAATCGTCGAGTCGCCCATGCCTGCATCGAGGATCACGGTCGGCGAGCCGAAACCAAGGCAGTAGATGTTCATGCGCCTGCCGTGGCCGACGTCCACCAGCCGTTGCGGCCGGGTGTACGCCGGATCGTCAATCAACGGCTTGCCCGACGCCTGCCCCGCGCAAGGCAGCACCAGCACCGCTCCCACTGCAAGGCCCGCAAGCCTGGCGAGATAGTCCATGGATTCCCCGTTCGCGCCGCCGGGCGCGCATCGTTCAATGCGTGAGCGTCAACGCCATGGCCAACACGACCGCCGCGTAGATCCCCGCCACCACGTCGTCGATCATCACGCCCAGGCCGCCCTTCATGTGGCCGTCCAGCCAGCCGATCGGCCAGGGTTTCCATACGTCGAACAGGCGAAACAGGCCGAAGCCCACGGCGATCATCCACCATGGCGCGGGCAACAGCAGCAGCGGCAGTAGCGCAAGCCACTGCCCGACGAATTCATCCCACACCAGGCTGCGATGGTCGTCCACGCCGAGCGCGCGGCCGGCCACGTTGCAGGCCCACACCCCCAGCGCGAAGGCCAGCGCCAATGCCAGTACGTAGAGCGGCAGCTCCAGCCTGCGCAGCACCAGCCAGGGCAGGATCGCGGCGAGCGAGCCGAAGGTGCCCTGCGCCACGGGCGCCAGGCCCGAGCCCAGTCCACAGGCGAGCCAGCCTGCCGGCGACGCGAGCAGGCGGCGGCGCTGGTCGCGAGTGAGTTTCTTGCTCTCGGTCATGCGGGACTTCCGTTGGTTGCGCGCGAGCGCGGGATTCGCGCTAGGCGCCGAAATGATCCCAGCCCCTGCGTACCGCGGCCAGTGGCGCGCCGCCGGTCAGGTGCACGCCCTGGCCCTCGACGATCGCGCCGATGCGCGTGGCGTGGGCGCCCACGGCCGCCAGTGCGGCCTGCATCGCATCGATCGAGGCGGTCGGCACGGTGAAGCACAGTTCGTAATCGTCGCCGCCGGTCAGCGCCAGTTCGCGGGCGACCTCCAGGCCGAACACGCCGGGCAGTGCGGTCGACAGGGGCAACGCCGCGGGATCGACCTCGGCACCGACGCCACTGGCGGCGCAGATGTGGCCCAGGTCCGCGAGCAGGCCATCGGAGACGTCGATGCAGGCGCTGGCATGCGCGCGCACCGCCACGCCGGCCCGCACGCGCGGAGTGGGCCGATCCAGTCGCTCGCGCAGGGTGCGGTGCGCCTCGTCGCCCGGATCGAACGGCACCCTGCCCTGCACCAGTTGCAGTCCGCCAGCCGCGCTGCCGAGCGAGCCGGTGACGAATACCGCGTCACCCGCCCGTGCGCCGCCGCGGGTCATCGCCTGTCCCGGCGGCACGAAACCGTGCACCGCGACACTCAGGCAGAACGGGCCGCGGGTGGTATCGCCGCCCACCAGCGCCACGCCATGCTCGCGCGCCAGCTGCGCGAAGCCGTCGGCGAGGCCGTCGACGATGGCCGCGTCGCCGTGCGGCAGGGTCAGCGCGAGCAGTGCCCAGGCCGGCGTGGCGCCCATCGCCGCGAGGTCGGACAGGTTCACCGCCAGCGCCTTCCAGCCGATGTCCCGCGGCGCGGTGCCGCGTGGAAAATGCACGCCCTCGACCAGGGTGTCGATCGCCACCGCCAGTTCCTGTCCCGGCGGCACCGCAAGCACCGCGGCGTCGTCGCCGATGCCCAACCGCACGTCCTCGCGCGCCAGCGCGGTACGGTCGCGGATGCGGTCGATCAGGCGGAATTCCATGGCATGGCCGTCGGCGTGGGAACGCGCAAGCAGAGCACTCGCGCGCACGCGAATGCAAGGGCTCGGGGCCGCGCCCCCTGCCGAATGGCACGCGCTCCGGCGGCAACCAGGCTGGCTAGAATCGGGCCGTTCTCCCGGGAGACGACAGCATGCGCCCCACTCTGCTTCGCCACAGCCGCACCCTCGCGGCCTGGATCGGCCACCAGCGGCTGCTGCCGCTGCTCGGCGGCCTCACCCTGATTTGCGCCAGTGCACTGGCGGACACGCCCGCTTCCCGCGGTGTACCGGAGCACGGTGCACTGGAGCCGGTCCACGCCTTCTTCGACGCCATGGCGCGCCATGACCGGGCCGCCATGCGCGCGCAGGTGCTGCCCGCGGGTACCGCCACGCTGATGCGCGAGGGCAAGCCGGTACAGCTGACCCTTGGCGATTTCGTCGACGGCGTGAAGCCGGGCAAGGAGCGGATCGAAGAGCGCATCGGCACGCCACAGCTGCTGGTCGATCACGACCTGGCGATGGTGTGGGCGCCCTACACGTTCCTGCTCGATGGCAAGCCGCACCATTGCGGTACGGACGTCTTCAACCTGGTGCGGGTGGAGGGGCGGTGGCGGATCGCGGCCATCGCCGACAATAGCCGCGAGTGCGTATCCGGGGCACCTTGAGCTCATCCCGGCCCCCGGTGGGCGGCTACGGGGGCTTCACGTGATCAGCCCCGAGGCGTTCAGCGCGCCTGTTTTTCCGCCGAGCGCAGTTCGCCGGCGAGCTTGTCCAGCACGCCGTTGACGTAGCTGTGCCCGTGGTCGGCGCCGAAGCGCTTGGTCACTTCGATCGCCTCGTTGATGACGACGCGGTAGGGCACGTCGAGGCGGTACTTCAGCTCGTAGGCGGCCAGCCGCAGCGCGGCACGCTCGATCGGATCGATCTGCTCCACTTCGCGATCGACGTAAGGCTCGAGCGCGGCGTCAAGCTCGCCGACGTGCGTTTCCACGCCATGCAGCAGGTCCTCGAAGTATTCGAGGTCGGCCACCTCCATGTCCTGCTCGTGGCGGAACTGGTCGATCACGGCCTTCATGTGGCTGCCCGACAGCTGCCAGGCGTACAGCGCCTGCAGCGCGCGACGGCGGGCGCGCGAGCGGGCTGCCAGGTCGATGCCCTGCGGCGCGCCCATCACAGCTTCCCGTACAGGTTGGCCATCTCCAGCGCGGCCAGCGCCGCGTCGGCGCCCTTGTTGCCGGCCTTGGTGCCGGCGCGCTCGATCGCCTGTTCGATGCTGTCGGTGGTCAGCACGCCGAACGCCACCGGCACGCCGGCACTGTAGGCGGCCTGGGCCAGACCCTTGGCGCATTCTCCGGCGACGTAGTCGAAGTGCGGCGTGGAACCGCGGATCACCGCGCCCAGCGCGATCACCGCCGCGTAGCGGCCCCCGTTGGCCAGCTTGTGTGCGGCCAGCGCGATTTCCCAGG
Proteins encoded in this window:
- a CDS encoding ABC transporter permease; the encoded protein is MFAYYFQLGLRSLRRNPLLTALMVMAIGFGVAASMITYSVFRATSSNPIPQKSDELFAVQIANWKPEDLEQGEPPSAMSYTDAMAFMRAHKAKRQTALYPVSPSVIPADGNRLPITANSYAWYGDAFAMFDIPFLYGGAWSQAQDDAHASVAVIGRELNDKLFNGANSVGKTINLDGHDYRITGVTDAWDPQPLFFDPVNTGGFGDPIALFIPFTRAIDLQMPTAGNNNCNADPGNGWDAWLRSECIWVGYWVELPTRADADTYRRWLTGYAAEQQRAGRFKWAPNVALRDVTDWLDFNKVVPPESKISLMVSLGFLLICLVNTIGLLLAKFMRRAPEIGVRRALGASRREVYMQFLIEAATVGLAGGALGLVLTGLGMLSVGWVFDEQIARLATLDVSLVALTVVVAVAATVLAAFYPTWRAAQVQPAWQLKSN
- a CDS encoding nuclear transport factor 2 family protein, translating into MRPTLLRHSRTLAAWIGHQRLLPLLGGLTLICASALADTPASRGVPEHGALEPVHAFFDAMARHDRAAMRAQVLPAGTATLMREGKPVQLTLGDFVDGVKPGKERIEERIGTPQLLVDHDLAMVWAPYTFLLDGKPHHCGTDVFNLVRVEGRWRIAAIADNSRECVSGAP
- a CDS encoding efflux RND transporter periplasmic adaptor subunit, which translates into the protein MIRDTSAQDRLVEVKPNRKRQLLIAGIGLAVLVGLGFALPTAMRLFSADASVSASRLSFATVERGLFVRDIAAEGKVVAAVSPTLYATSGGAVTLKVHAGDTVKKGQVLAVVDSPELTNKLLQEESNADAMEVEYQRAQIEARKQRSALQKAFDNALIDQQAAERDLARNEKAFKLGAVSGMDVDRAKDTLQKARLTTQHAKADLGMDNDSLNFDIKSKKLAHERQELLVKDLKRQVDDLNVKSPVDGQVGQLFIAERATVAKDAKLLSVIDLSALEVEMQVPESFARDLAIGMAGEITGNGHTWKGIVSAISPEVVNGEVAARLRFAGSTPKQLRQNQRLSVRILLDKRDDVLTVQRGSFVDESGGNYAYVVHEGIAEKKPIRVGASSIDKVEIRDGLKEGDRIVISGTDNFKDAARVAISD
- a CDS encoding ABC transporter ATP-binding protein, with product MLKMTHLSKVYRTEVVETYALRDFNIDVKEGEFVAVTGPSGSGKTTFLTIAGLLETFTGGHYHLDGIEVSQLNDNARSKIRNEKIGFIFQAFNLIPDLNVYDNVEVPLRYRGMKAAERKQRIMDALERVGLASRAKHYPAELSGGQQQRVAIARALAGSPRLLLADEPTGNLDTQMARGVMELLEEIHREGATIVMVTHDPELAARAQRNVHIIDGQVVDLAEEPRFHAHNARVADA
- a CDS encoding potassium channel beta subunit family protein: MLYRRLGRTGLQLSALSFGAWVTFGRQVGRAQARELLALAWDRGVNFFDNAETYNNGEAERLMGDVLADLRFPRDSYCVSSKVFFGAVDHPKPTQRGLSRKHVIEACHQALERLRVDHLDLYFCHRPDPDTPVEETVAAMDTLVRQGKVLYWGTSEWPAEAIAEAHRIARENHCYAPVAEQPQYNLLHRERVEREYAPLYERFGMGTTIWSPLASGLLAGRYNEGIPDDSRLAQPGYEWLRETVLGSGRERVERVRHLAPIAQQLGVSQAQLALAWCLANPHVSTVLLGASRRDQLEQNLAALELVPRIDAALKQRIEQAVG
- the nusB gene encoding transcription antitermination factor NusB codes for the protein MGAPQGIDLAARSRARRRALQALYAWQLSGSHMKAVIDQFRHEQDMEVADLEYFEDLLHGVETHVGELDAALEPYVDREVEQIDPIERAALRLAAYELKYRLDVPYRVVINEAIEVTKRFGADHGHSYVNGVLDKLAGELRSAEKQAR
- a CDS encoding ABC transporter permease, with translation MLQIKPILAALKHHKAGTVLIALQIALTLAIVCNALFIIRQRTEHLSRPTGLVETDLLAVNNRWVGADGKATESLTETDLAALRQKAGVVDATMINSYPLRGGGWSLGADTKPSVKDDVRRAPAQTTLYFTDEHALATMGLKLVGGRNFRPEEVRWVDPRDFETNVPVIVSQALASKLYPDGNALGKPVYLSSTKPATIVGIVERLQVPWTGNWATNFAENSVLLPFLLEGSFGNYLVRTRPGELARMTKAVPTLLFETNRMRVIPEERGVRTFAEVREQAYRSDRGMAILMGVVCAVLLAITAAGIVGLTSFWVGQRRKQIGVRRALGATRHDILSYFLTENLLIGAGGVIVGAALAIGMNLWLVSHFEMERLSLLYVAAGVIALLLLGQGAVLAPAMKASRVPPVEATRSV
- a CDS encoding alpha/beta hydrolase; the protein is MDYLARLAGLAVGAVLVLPCAGQASGKPLIDDPAYTRPQRLVDVGHGRRMNIYCLGFGSPTVILDAGMGDSTISWALVQPRVAARTRVCSYDRAGLGFSDGSSAPGTADNIANDLHALLEAAEIAPPYVLVGHSAAGMYIRVFADRYPREVVGMVSVEGSHEDQSVRGWAIGAPGQQAKWDAWLDEYEACIGAARRGLVKGTPEYAKCVGEPDPRFSPAINAAQARYGATFRWQAAAASERRAVFYASAEQTRKTRRHFGDIPIIVLTHSPYPKARDETRQERNERTLLWETLHLEVAAMSTRGVNVIVPDSGHYIQYDHPQVVIDAIQQAVAIAQEDGEEHVPAR
- a CDS encoding phosphatidylglycerophosphatase A family protein, which gives rise to MTESKKLTRDQRRRLLASPAGWLACGLGSGLAPVAQGTFGSLAAILPWLVLRRLELPLYVLALALAFALGVWACNVAGRALGVDDHRSLVWDEFVGQWLALLPLLLLPAPWWMIAVGFGLFRLFDVWKPWPIGWLDGHMKGGLGVMIDDVVAGIYAAVVLAMALTLTH
- the thiL gene encoding thiamine-phosphate kinase, which codes for MEFRLIDRIRDRTALAREDVRLGIGDDAAVLAVPPGQELAVAIDTLVEGVHFPRGTAPRDIGWKALAVNLSDLAAMGATPAWALLALTLPHGDAAIVDGLADGFAQLAREHGVALVGGDTTRGPFCLSVAVHGFVPPGQAMTRGGARAGDAVFVTGSLGSAAGGLQLVQGRVPFDPGDEAHRTLRERLDRPTPRVRAGVAVRAHASACIDVSDGLLADLGHICAASGVGAEVDPAALPLSTALPGVFGLEVARELALTGGDDYELCFTVPTASIDAMQAALAAVGAHATRIGAIVEGQGVHLTGGAPLAAVRRGWDHFGA
- the ribH gene encoding 6,7-dimethyl-8-ribityllumazine synthase, translated to MKIIEGDFATPTGRFAIVAGRFNGFVVEPLVAGARDALVRHGVKDDAIDLIRVPGAWEIALAAHKLANGGRYAAVIALGAVIRGSTPHFDYVAGECAKGLAQAAYSAGVPVAFGVLTTDSIEQAIERAGTKAGNKGADAALAALEMANLYGKL